In Ancylothrix sp. D3o, the following are encoded in one genomic region:
- a CDS encoding AAA family ATPase, with the protein MVFRYSSVAQKLGLPLPKGWLMVGPPGTGKTFAAGVCAAKLKVPLVIVDVGAMVAGGVVYVEELLRRVEALGRSVLYFDEFDKLFSASSGDLTGEAATSIQILGKLLTWLQDKTSETFVIATLNRLAALPPELTRKGRFDDIFYVGFPQAIERKQIIELHAARFDRRYQSGSPLSEKEWKILLNRTLNFVGAELAGMVEAAATRKSEKVFNLLAQLPVNPSPELMIELETSVSENVFLDIQRAGDDFSTLLLPQGCLKLTLQDFLQERELITPLFVRDTDRILAMENSARYVAQPASSPDNSEYAPSIQSFWGEQAG; encoded by the coding sequence GTGGTGTTTCGGTATTCAAGTGTGGCCCAGAAGTTGGGGTTGCCATTGCCTAAAGGGTGGTTAATGGTAGGGCCGCCGGGTACTGGGAAAACTTTTGCTGCTGGCGTTTGTGCTGCAAAATTGAAAGTGCCGTTGGTAATTGTTGATGTTGGGGCTATGGTGGCCGGTGGCGTCGTCTATGTTGAGGAATTACTGCGCCGGGTTGAAGCTTTAGGCCGGTCTGTCCTCTATTTTGATGAGTTTGATAAGTTGTTTTCCGCCAGTAGTGGGGATTTGACGGGGGAAGCTGCTACCAGTATTCAGATTTTGGGTAAGTTGTTGACGTGGTTGCAGGATAAGACATCTGAAACCTTTGTGATTGCGACGCTCAACCGGCTTGCTGCCCTACCTCCTGAACTTACTCGTAAAGGCCGGTTTGATGATATTTTTTATGTCGGTTTCCCCCAAGCAATTGAACGCAAACAAATTATTGAATTGCACGCTGCCCGTTTTGATCGCCGTTACCAATCAGGCTCACCGTTATCTGAAAAAGAATGGAAGATTTTGCTTAACCGTACTCTCAATTTTGTTGGGGCAGAATTGGCCGGTATGGTTGAAGCTGCGGCTACGAGGAAAAGCGAGAAGGTTTTTAATTTGTTGGCTCAGTTGCCGGTTAACCCATCACCTGAATTAATGATTGAGTTGGAAACTTCTGTCTCAGAAAATGTGTTTTTAGATATTCAACGAGCCGGTGATGATTTTTCAACACTATTATTACCTCAAGGCTGTTTAAAGTTGACTCTACAAGATTTCCTTCAAGAACGAGAATTGATTACGCCCCTTTTTGTAAGAGACACAGACCGGATTTTAGCAATGGAAAACTCAGCCCGTTATGTGGCACAACCGGCTTCTTCTCCTGATAATTCAGAATATGCTCCATCTATTCAAAGCTTTTGGGGGGAGCAGGCTGGTTGA
- the leuS gene encoding leucine--tRNA ligase — MTIERNDHSSPNSNYNPKAIEEKWQKTWPEQGIDQTPTETDKPKFYALSMFPYPSGNLHMGHVRNYTITDAIARVHRMQGYRVLHPMGWDAFGLPAENAAIKNKTHPAKWTYNNIAQMRAELKRLGLSYDWNCELATCSPDYYKWTQWIFLQFLQAGLAYQKEAAVNWDPIDQTVLANEQVDSEGRSWRSGAIVEKKKLRQWFLKITDYAEELLKDLDKLTGWPERVKLMQANWIGKSVGAYLEFPIVGMDEKIGVFTTRPDTVYGVTYVVLAPEHPLTPKVTTPERQEEVKTFIKEVANQSELERTAEDKPKRGIPTGGKAINPFTGEEIPIWITDYVLFEYGTGAVMGVPAHDGRDFKFANEQNLPIKVVIVPPENEDLNLHYELEEAYTHPGIMVNSGEFNGSNSTEAKQAIIEYAEEKGFGKARVQYRLRDWLISRQRYWGAPIPVIHCPKCGIVPVPEQDLPVQLPENVEFTGRGASPLAQVESWVNVPCPSCGTPAKRETDTMDTFIDSSWYYLRFCDARNAGKVFDSAKTNDWMPVDQYVGGIEHAILHLLYSRFFTKVLRDRGLLNFDEPFQRLLTQGMVQGLTYTNPQKSGNAKYIPSNLVNPNDPKDPETGEPLEVSYQTMSKSKYNGVAPEQVINKYGADTARMFVLFKAPPEKDLEWDEADVEGQFRFLNRVWRLITDFVNNHSSAKVDKSKLENPESKKEKDLRHAIHTAIKEVTDDLESDYQFNTAISELMKLSNALTDTDCKNSAIYTEGIHTLILMLAPFAPHIAEELWQLIGNNESVHKASWPKCDPAALVTDEITLVIQINGKVRGTIEVPSQSNPEELKKYARESKVIQRFINGKQIKKVICVPKRKVVNFVIE, encoded by the coding sequence ATGACTATTGAAAGAAACGACCATTCTTCCCCAAATTCCAACTACAACCCAAAAGCAATAGAGGAAAAGTGGCAAAAGACTTGGCCAGAACAAGGCATAGACCAAACGCCTACCGAGACAGACAAGCCCAAATTCTATGCGCTGTCGATGTTTCCCTATCCATCGGGCAACCTGCATATGGGCCATGTCCGCAACTACACTATCACGGATGCGATCGCGCGAGTACACCGAATGCAGGGATATCGGGTATTGCATCCGATGGGATGGGATGCGTTTGGACTCCCAGCAGAAAACGCCGCCATCAAAAACAAAACCCATCCGGCGAAGTGGACTTATAACAATATCGCGCAAATGCGAGCGGAATTAAAGCGTTTGGGTTTATCCTACGATTGGAATTGCGAACTTGCCACTTGTTCCCCCGACTATTACAAATGGACGCAGTGGATATTCTTGCAATTTCTCCAAGCAGGATTAGCATATCAAAAAGAAGCTGCCGTTAACTGGGACCCCATCGACCAAACCGTATTAGCAAATGAACAAGTCGATAGCGAAGGTCGTTCTTGGCGTTCCGGCGCAATAGTTGAAAAGAAAAAATTGCGTCAATGGTTCCTCAAAATCACCGACTACGCCGAAGAATTACTTAAAGATTTAGATAAGTTAACAGGTTGGCCGGAAAGAGTAAAGTTAATGCAGGCGAACTGGATTGGTAAATCTGTCGGCGCTTATTTAGAATTTCCAATTGTCGGAATGGATGAAAAAATAGGCGTGTTTACCACTCGTCCCGATACCGTTTATGGCGTTACTTACGTGGTACTTGCCCCGGAACATCCATTAACACCAAAAGTTACTACACCGGAACGTCAAGAAGAAGTTAAAACTTTCATTAAAGAAGTTGCCAATCAAAGCGAATTGGAACGTACCGCCGAAGATAAACCAAAACGCGGTATTCCCACTGGCGGTAAAGCAATCAATCCCTTTACTGGTGAAGAAATTCCGATTTGGATTACCGATTACGTCTTGTTCGAGTATGGCACGGGCGCGGTAATGGGCGTACCCGCACATGATGGGCGGGATTTCAAATTTGCTAACGAACAAAATCTGCCGATTAAAGTAGTAATTGTTCCTCCTGAAAATGAGGACTTAAATCTTCACTACGAACTGGAAGAAGCATATACCCACCCTGGAATTATGGTTAATTCCGGTGAGTTTAATGGCAGTAATTCTACAGAAGCAAAACAGGCAATTATTGAATATGCAGAAGAAAAAGGTTTCGGCAAAGCGCGAGTGCAATATCGCCTCCGAGATTGGTTGATTTCCCGTCAAAGATATTGGGGTGCGCCAATTCCAGTTATTCACTGTCCGAAGTGCGGGATAGTACCAGTTCCCGAACAAGATTTGCCCGTCCAATTGCCAGAAAATGTCGAATTTACTGGTCGCGGCGCTTCGCCTTTGGCACAAGTGGAAAGTTGGGTAAACGTACCTTGTCCTAGTTGCGGTACGCCTGCGAAAAGAGAAACCGATACGATGGATACATTCATCGATTCATCGTGGTATTACTTGCGTTTTTGCGATGCCAGAAACGCGGGAAAAGTGTTCGATTCTGCGAAAACAAATGATTGGATGCCTGTCGATCAATATGTGGGTGGCATCGAACACGCAATCCTACACTTATTATATTCTCGTTTCTTTACCAAGGTGTTGCGAGACAGAGGTTTGCTCAATTTTGACGAACCTTTCCAACGCTTGTTAACTCAAGGTATGGTGCAAGGATTAACTTACACCAATCCCCAAAAATCCGGTAATGCCAAATATATTCCTTCTAATTTGGTAAATCCCAACGATCCGAAAGACCCGGAAACTGGGGAACCGTTGGAAGTATCTTATCAAACGATGTCCAAATCTAAATACAATGGCGTCGCACCGGAACAAGTAATTAATAAATACGGTGCCGATACCGCCCGGATGTTTGTCTTGTTCAAAGCGCCACCGGAGAAAGATTTGGAATGGGATGAGGCGGATGTAGAAGGACAATTCCGCTTCTTAAATCGCGTTTGGCGTTTGATAACTGATTTTGTGAATAATCACTCATCAGCTAAGGTAGATAAATCCAAACTCGAAAATCCGGAATCGAAAAAAGAGAAGGATTTGCGTCACGCCATTCACACAGCAATTAAGGAAGTTACCGATGATTTAGAAAGCGACTATCAATTCAATACGGCAATTTCTGAATTGATGAAATTGAGTAACGCCCTCACTGATACCGATTGCAAAAATTCGGCAATTTATACGGAAGGTATTCATACTTTGATTCTGATGTTAGCGCCGTTTGCGCCGCATATTGCCGAAGAATTGTGGCAGCTAATTGGTAATAATGAATCTGTTCATAAAGCAAGTTGGCCTAAATGCGATCCTGCTGCGTTAGTTACCGATGAAATTACGTTGGTAATTCAAATTAACGGCAAAGTTCGCGGGACGATTGAAGTGCCCTCTCAAAGCAATCCAGAAGAACTAAAAAAGTACGCTAGAGAATCAAAAGTTATCCAGCGCTTTATCAATGGCAAGCAGATTAAAAAAGTAATTTGTGTGCCAAAAAGAAAGGTGGTGAACTTTGTGATTGAGTAG
- a CDS encoding succinylglutamate desuccinylase/aspartoacylase family protein translates to MEAKFCNLDYGYVGFQKYGSPLITFTSGKTSDPKITITAGIHPDEAVGLFVLSPLIKYLKSLDYIQGTIHIIPGGNSPAHLEAKRVSSLDFQDLNRVAKGNQYGSFTERIGWVLFNFIRQCDFAIQLHDFEMQTPLTGVYMNAGNFEVRRKTLEALHIFSPEMIWAIDTSSTQDFTYQKTIDMALAEEGVPNFPIETTQLPFLTNEEINQTVQGILRVIASLGIIPPLPMSNLTIPPAFTRHEFKSNHAGLWHPYVSLMQPIQEGTKIGKLIVFPSFEEQIIHAGSSGTLIQFRNKQVVHPGMSLFSLGSPAEHFIAKAIEVTKYQ, encoded by the coding sequence ATGGAAGCTAAATTTTGCAATTTAGATTATGGTTATGTAGGATTTCAGAAATATGGCTCTCCGCTGATTACCTTTACCAGTGGAAAAACAAGCGATCCCAAAATTACTATTACTGCCGGCATCCATCCTGATGAGGCTGTTGGACTATTTGTTTTATCTCCCCTGATTAAATATCTCAAATCCCTTGATTATATCCAAGGAACTATTCACATAATTCCTGGAGGTAATTCTCCGGCTCATTTGGAGGCTAAACGAGTATCTTCTCTTGATTTTCAAGATCTCAATCGTGTTGCAAAAGGAAATCAATATGGTTCCTTTACAGAACGGATAGGCTGGGTTTTATTTAACTTTATTCGCCAATGTGACTTTGCTATACAATTGCATGACTTTGAAATGCAAACTCCACTTACGGGCGTATATATGAACGCCGGAAACTTTGAAGTTAGAAGAAAGACACTGGAGGCACTTCATATTTTTTCACCTGAAATGATTTGGGCGATTGATACGTCTTCCACCCAAGATTTTACCTACCAAAAAACAATCGATATGGCTTTAGCAGAGGAGGGAGTTCCTAACTTCCCTATTGAGACAACGCAACTACCATTTTTAACGAATGAAGAGATTAACCAAACAGTACAAGGCATCCTTAGAGTGATTGCTTCTTTAGGCATCATCCCTCCGCTGCCTATGTCAAACTTAACCATTCCTCCTGCTTTTACTAGACATGAATTCAAATCCAATCACGCAGGATTGTGGCATCCTTACGTTTCCTTAATGCAACCAATTCAAGAGGGAACAAAAATTGGAAAATTAATAGTTTTTCCAAGCTTTGAAGAGCAAATAATACACGCAGGCTCTTCAGGAACTCTAATTCAATTTCGTAACAAGCAAGTCGTGCATCCAGGTATGAGCCTTTTCAGTCTAGGTTCTCCTGCCGAACATTTCATTGCTAAAGCTATAGAAGTAACGAAGTATCAATAA
- a CDS encoding pentapeptide repeat-containing protein yields MLYKIPKIFATILGINSAPTLPKISNVKRIRNKEFHQRYERGTRDFQNFTFENVDLRGINLRGIDLRNSDLRMVELHTDVRLQGADLSGVILSGINLQGVDLSNANLYEAVLVGTDLRGANLNGANLSKANLSYANFYHAFLVGAELPDAQLYAADLSKADLKGANLSRANLSRANLTWADLSCTNLTETDLTMANLSYADLEGSNPELAHTLFTTLTGVRLPENVFVGRVKT; encoded by the coding sequence ATGTTGTACAAAATCCCCAAAATATTTGCAACCATTTTAGGTATTAATTCAGCCCCGACCCTGCCTAAAATTTCTAACGTGAAACGTATTAGGAATAAAGAATTTCATCAACGTTATGAAAGGGGTACAAGAGATTTCCAGAATTTTACCTTCGAGAATGTGGATTTACGAGGAATTAATCTGCGGGGAATTGATTTACGCAATTCGGATTTAAGAATGGTTGAGTTACATACAGATGTCCGATTGCAAGGTGCTGACTTAAGTGGGGTAATACTTAGTGGCATAAATTTACAGGGGGTTGACCTCAGTAACGCTAATTTATATGAAGCGGTACTGGTGGGGACTGATTTAAGAGGAGCAAATCTAAATGGAGCGAACCTGAGTAAGGCCAATTTGAGCTATGCCAATTTTTACCATGCCTTCTTAGTAGGGGCTGAATTGCCTGATGCTCAGTTGTACGCTGCTGACTTGAGCAAAGCTGACTTAAAAGGGGCTAATCTCAGTCGTGCAAACCTGAGTCGGGCTAATCTAACATGGGCCGACTTAAGTTGTACCAATTTAACTGAAACTGACCTGACAATGGCAAATCTGAGCTACGCTGATTTGGAAGGTTCTAACCCGGAACTTGCCCACACGCTTTTTACTACTCTTACAGGTGTGCGGTTGCCTGAAAATGTTTTTGTTGGGAGGGTTAAAACTTAG
- a CDS encoding helix-turn-helix domain-containing protein: MGRRLEVEIAESQQELEKALKNASTASSKERLLLLYLLKSKQVISRQELAQLIGRDNATITRWIRKYKDEGIVGLLEVKQAPGKIPLVRGANLERLKQRLQEPRGFHSYGEIKQWLLDELGLNLAYKTVYQLVRYQLKAKLKVPRPQSIKQHPESQSNFKKNFQLL; the protein is encoded by the coding sequence ATGGGCCGTCGCTTGGAAGTAGAAATTGCTGAAAGTCAACAAGAGCTAGAAAAAGCCCTTAAAAATGCCTCAACAGCAAGTAGTAAAGAGAGATTGCTTTTACTTTACTTACTCAAAAGTAAACAGGTGATCAGCAGGCAGGAGTTGGCTCAACTTATAGGGCGAGACAACGCAACAATTACCAGATGGATTAGGAAGTATAAAGATGAAGGAATTGTCGGCTTGCTTGAAGTTAAACAGGCACCAGGAAAAATACCGCTCGTCCGTGGAGCGAATCTTGAACGCTTGAAACAGCGCTTACAAGAGCCGAGAGGATTTCACAGTTATGGGGAGATTAAACAATGGCTCTTAGATGAATTGGGGCTAAATTTAGCTTATAAGACGGTTTATCAATTGGTTCGTTACCAGCTAAAAGCAAAGCTGAAAGTTCCTCGACCTCAAAGCATAAAACAGCACCCAGAAAGCCAGTCTAACTTTAAAAAAAACTTCCAATTGCTCTAA
- a CDS encoding tyrosine-type recombinase/integrase: MLTYRHKKAAQSTVKLTDCSTDEQFIDLWLGGKTGNTIAAYRQDIAQFKTFVENRPLTHLTIDDVAGFASALEQQGYAPSSIHRRLYAVKSLLSFGQACGYLMDNVGGLIELAPEPKKLSERILTEEEVLLLIHSEPNPRYKLMLRFLYSTGCRLSEMCNLKWKDLKKRIPGGQVDILGKGSKLRHILISEQLWKDLQSTRKKAGSTMPAFPTKSGRHYAPSNVVRIVRAAALRAGLEQKVSPHWLRHAHASHSLDRGAPLHLVQATLGHSSISTTERYLHARPDDSSSRYLPKT, from the coding sequence ATGTTGACCTACCGGCACAAAAAAGCAGCACAAAGCACGGTTAAACTAACAGACTGTTCGACCGATGAGCAGTTCATAGATTTGTGGTTGGGTGGCAAAACCGGCAATACCATTGCTGCTTACCGGCAGGACATCGCCCAATTTAAGACGTTTGTGGAAAACCGGCCCCTCACCCACCTCACGATTGATGATGTAGCAGGGTTTGCTAGTGCCTTGGAACAGCAGGGTTACGCACCAAGTTCAATCCACCGGCGTTTATATGCAGTCAAATCATTACTGTCATTCGGGCAAGCTTGTGGGTATTTAATGGATAACGTAGGAGGCTTAATTGAATTAGCACCCGAACCAAAAAAATTAAGTGAACGCATCCTAACAGAAGAGGAAGTTTTATTGCTAATCCACTCTGAACCAAATCCTCGTTATAAATTGATGCTACGCTTCCTTTACTCCACAGGGTGCCGGTTGAGTGAAATGTGTAACCTGAAGTGGAAGGATTTAAAAAAACGAATCCCAGGCGGGCAAGTCGATATTTTAGGGAAAGGCTCTAAACTTCGCCACATTCTTATCTCTGAACAATTATGGAAAGATTTACAATCCACACGCAAAAAGGCCGGTTCAACAATGCCGGCGTTTCCTACTAAATCAGGCCGGCATTATGCCCCAAGTAATGTTGTTAGAATTGTCAGGGCAGCGGCTCTCCGGGCCGGTCTTGAACAAAAAGTATCACCCCATTGGTTGCGTCATGCTCACGCCTCCCATTCATTAGATAGGGGTGCTCCTCTGCATTTGGTACAAGCAACTTTGGGACATTCTAGCATTTCCACAACAGAGCGCTATCTACACGCGCGACCGGATGATAGTTCATCCCGCTATTTACCCAAAACTTAG
- a CDS encoding 2OG-Fe dioxygenase family protein, which produces MTFSFCLQEINCPDQIVHESFSRLAPDRWMPEDKGSRTRRLSRVKTSESMELTWINNGEFYQSPKVNKVNGGIQRKYQPLEEEVANSKWLQTLIWQMSTILELSLGTLFEIHQFRVPCSPYTFGYPAPEGRHQDGRRYVAIVHIHQENITGAVTQLFKSGDREERPFLELSLQPGNLLVFNDERYFHFTTPFQAASRDGCGFRDVFILTVPNLD; this is translated from the coding sequence ATGACATTTAGTTTCTGTTTGCAAGAGATCAATTGCCCAGACCAAATCGTTCACGAGTCTTTTAGCCGTTTGGCTCCAGACCGTTGGATGCCAGAGGACAAAGGAAGCCGCACCCGTCGGCTATCTCGTGTGAAAACATCAGAGAGCATGGAATTGACCTGGATCAACAACGGTGAATTCTACCAATCTCCAAAGGTGAATAAAGTCAATGGCGGCATCCAGAGAAAGTACCAGCCGCTTGAAGAGGAAGTCGCCAATTCCAAGTGGCTGCAAACGCTTATTTGGCAGATGAGTACCATTTTGGAACTTTCTCTTGGAACGCTGTTTGAGATCCATCAATTTCGCGTACCTTGTTCGCCTTATACCTTTGGATATCCAGCACCAGAAGGGCGGCATCAGGACGGACGTCGATATGTGGCAATTGTTCACATCCACCAAGAAAACATAACAGGTGCGGTAACACAGCTTTTTAAATCCGGTGATAGGGAAGAACGACCTTTTTTGGAACTCAGTCTACAACCAGGAAACCTGCTGGTGTTTAACGACGAGCGTTACTTCCACTTTACAACTCCATTTCAAGCTGCCTCACGAGATGGTTGCGGTTTCCGCGATGTCTTTATCTTAACTGTACCCAACCTGGATTAA
- a CDS encoding peroxidase family protein — protein MGGLRVLGANFGGFKHGVFTHQPETLTHDFFVNLLDLGTTWKATSEDEYEFEGSDRKTGDLKWTATRVDLIFGSNSQLRALAEVYGCVDSQQKFVNDFVAAWDKVMNLDRYDLRAVQASSSARGF, from the coding sequence GTGGGTGGCTTGCGTGTCCTGGGTGCAAACTTTGGAGGGTTTAAGCACGGCGTCTTCACCCATCAACCAGAGACGTTGACCCATGACTTCTTCGTGAACCTGCTCGACTTGGGCACGACGTGGAAGGCGACCTCTGAAGATGAATATGAGTTCGAGGGGAGCGATCGCAAAACCGGCGACCTGAAGTGGACGGCTACCCGTGTTGACCTCATCTTCGGCTCAAATTCTCAACTCCGAGCCCTCGCGGAAGTCTACGGTTGTGTGGACTCGCAACAGAAATTTGTCAATGACTTTGTGGCGGCGTGGGACAAGGTGATGAACCTGGATCGCTATGACCTTCGCGCAGTCCAAGCATCAAGCTCTGCGAGAGGTTTCTAA
- a CDS encoding transposase — protein sequence MAVIQFDQGSFHRLKSLDWPENIIPIFQPSHSPELNPIERVWQWLKRQLEWENCDSLIQLRHKLSELLQAIIPDQIISLTSYDFILEALFSAAS from the coding sequence GTGGCCGTTATTCAGTTTGACCAAGGCTCATTTCACCGTTTGAAAAGTCTGGATTGGCCGGAAAATATTATTCCAATTTTTCAACCGTCTCACTCTCCAGAACTCAATCCAATTGAAAGAGTTTGGCAGTGGCTAAAACGCCAACTAGAATGGGAAAATTGCGATTCCCTCATTCAATTGCGGCACAAATTAAGTGAACTGCTCCAAGCAATTATACCAGATCAGATCATTTCTCTTACTTCCTACGATTTTATTCTGGAGGCTTTATTTAGCGCAGCTTCATAA
- a CDS encoding tetratricopeptide repeat protein, whose product MEDYLRASEKGLQIIKDAGRKKGWKQTTTLEWWRRANTTQATLKRFWQRKRIDGSAFRGICEAVGVNWKQVAELSQNQETELPVVSTTMETPCLSNLSFVGRENAIASLNTLIRQGSKIILIQAAGGIGKTTLAEQFLHTQGFELVLELRMAKEKENIRSVESVIEGWLKQDLEEEPGRDLWVSLERLKRQLQTRKIGVLIDNLEPALDGQGKFIEPHRNYVELLRMLTHPTVQSGTLITSRERLCEPDITVERYVLPGLDEKAWQQFFTERHINIDMLTLKAMHKVYGGNAKAMGILCGAIREDFGGDMIAYWQENSCDPLIETDLKNLVTSQFNRLQGLDLNAYKLLCRLGCYRYQDMPAVPIKGLLCLLWDVPEGEKRLVIKSLQNRSLVEFNKGEYWLHPLIRAEAISRLKESGNWENAHRKAAEKWLSNKYEIKSWEDGMRICEAFHHYCSIIDWPSAFKLLETPVSFGDPSIKIRQQLRFWGYSQYLIDTLNSLKGRLLNMADEGQRVGIIGASLYSIGDYTQSIQYLEQAKELFKSTSIYYYAHTISWLGKAHAKLGNISLALIYCHQALEEVNKLKGIDEDDGGCEYKTLNIIGDIYFILAEYEIAIKHYQKVLMLSQQTGRRYLRDEGDAFALIACCQMELGNPREAINNIKQSIKIFQNIQDYTSQCIAQYFLCDFYLLEDDLGKAAKVLELTNFLENKIKYFDPGMKRYRLKTQACFNRYNKDFNQAISLHEESIKINHEIGAKCDLADSYYQLGLTYQEMGDISKSLENFNNAIRLFREMEAPKQVEKVRQAIDKTGEI is encoded by the coding sequence CTTTAGAGGAATTTGTGAGGCGGTAGGGGTTAATTGGAAACAGGTTGCTGAACTGAGCCAAAATCAGGAAACAGAGTTACCAGTAGTGTCAACTACGATGGAGACTCCTTGCCTGTCAAACCTGAGTTTTGTGGGACGTGAAAACGCCATCGCATCTCTTAACACCCTTATACGTCAAGGCTCAAAAATCATACTCATCCAAGCAGCAGGAGGAATTGGGAAGACAACGTTGGCAGAACAATTTCTCCATACTCAAGGATTTGAGTTAGTCTTAGAACTTCGGATGGCTAAGGAAAAAGAAAATATCCGCTCTGTAGAAAGTGTCATTGAAGGATGGCTGAAACAAGACTTAGAGGAAGAACCAGGGCGAGATCTTTGGGTATCCTTAGAACGGCTAAAACGGCAACTTCAAACTCGGAAAATAGGCGTTTTAATTGATAACTTAGAGCCGGCTTTGGATGGTCAAGGGAAGTTTATTGAACCCCACCGTAACTATGTCGAATTATTGCGAATGTTAACCCATCCAACTGTGCAGTCTGGGACGTTAATAACCAGTCGTGAACGCCTGTGCGAACCTGATATAACTGTTGAACGTTATGTATTACCGGGATTAGATGAAAAAGCGTGGCAACAGTTTTTTACTGAGCGCCATATTAATATAGATATGTTAACCCTAAAAGCGATGCACAAAGTTTATGGGGGTAATGCAAAAGCAATGGGTATCCTTTGCGGTGCCATTCGAGAAGATTTTGGTGGGGATATGATTGCTTATTGGCAGGAGAATAGTTGTGATCCTCTAATTGAGACTGACTTAAAAAATTTAGTCACCAGTCAGTTTAACCGCTTACAAGGACTTGACTTAAACGCTTATAAACTTCTCTGCCGCTTGGGATGCTATCGCTATCAGGATATGCCCGCTGTTCCGATTAAAGGATTATTATGTTTGTTGTGGGATGTGCCAGAAGGAGAGAAGCGATTGGTAATTAAATCCTTGCAAAATCGGTCATTAGTGGAGTTTAATAAAGGAGAATATTGGCTACATCCGCTAATTAGAGCAGAGGCTATTAGTAGATTAAAAGAAAGTGGTAATTGGGAAAATGCACACCGGAAAGCGGCTGAAAAATGGTTAAGCAATAAATACGAAATTAAGTCTTGGGAAGATGGAATGAGAATTTGTGAAGCTTTCCATCATTACTGTAGCATCATTGACTGGCCGAGTGCGTTTAAGCTTCTGGAAACACCCGTAAGTTTTGGAGATCCTAGTATTAAAATAAGGCAACAGTTAAGATTTTGGGGCTATTCTCAATATTTAATTGATACCTTAAACTCATTAAAAGGAAGACTATTAAATATGGCAGATGAGGGACAAAGAGTGGGGATAATTGGTGCCTCTTTGTACTCAATTGGTGACTATACGCAGTCAATCCAATACCTAGAACAAGCAAAAGAATTGTTTAAAAGTACCTCCATTTACTATTATGCTCATACTATAAGTTGGCTTGGGAAAGCTCATGCTAAATTAGGTAATATTTCTTTAGCTCTTATTTATTGCCACCAAGCCTTAGAAGAAGTAAACAAATTAAAAGGAATAGATGAAGATGATGGGGGTTGTGAATATAAAACATTAAATATTATTGGTGATATATATTTTATATTAGCTGAATATGAAATAGCGATTAAACATTATCAGAAGGTACTTATGTTGTCTCAACAAACAGGCAGACGTTACTTAAGGGATGAAGGAGATGCTTTTGCTTTAATAGCTTGCTGCCAAATGGAACTGGGCAATCCTAGAGAAGCTATTAATAACATTAAACAATCTATTAAGATTTTCCAGAACATACAAGACTATACAAGCCAATGTATTGCACAATACTTTCTCTGTGACTTCTATTTATTAGAGGATGATCTAGGAAAAGCAGCTAAAGTTTTAGAATTGACGAATTTTTTAGAAAATAAAATTAAATATTTTGACCCGGGAATGAAACGTTATCGGTTGAAAACGCAAGCCTGTTTTAATAGATATAATAAGGATTTCAATCAAGCTATTAGCCTGCATGAAGAATCGATAAAAATTAATCACGAAATTGGTGCTAAATGTGACTTAGCAGACTCTTACTATCAACTTGGATTAACTTATCAAGAGATGGGTGATATAAGTAAAAGCCTAGAAAATTTTAATAATGCAATTCGACTATTCAGAGAGATGGAAGCGCCAAAGCAGGTTGAAAAAGTACGACAAGCAATAGATAAGACTGGTGAAATCTAA